GTTATTATTTTATCGTCAATAACACGGCGCTCGACGGCAACGGGCAAGATACCGGCGTATGGCCCTGGCTAACTCCGGCTGTCGAATCGCGGGATCGATTCAGCGTTGCCAAACTCGCCCAGTGGGAGGTCGTGTTCAGCCACATGGACAGCCTGGGCATCTCCATGAACCTGGTCACCCAGGATCGTATCAATCAGTGGGATCTGGACGGCGGCGAGCTGGGGCGTATTCGAAAACTCTTGTACCGGGAGCTGGTGGCACGTTTTGGCCACCACCTCGCGGTGGTGTGGAATCTGGGCGAGGAGAATTCGGCCACGACCGCCCAGATCCGGGACTACTCGAATTTTATAAGTGACTGGGATGTATACACTCATCCCATCGTTTCCCAGGCCAACGGCACGCTGGATGCGCACGACCGATACTACGTGCCGCTGCTCGGTTTTGAGAACTTCGCCGGCGCTTCGATGCAGGTGGGGCTGACGGATCTCGACTCCCTCGACATCCCTCAGTCCCGCCCGGGCCGCATCCACGACGCCGTCCTGAAATGGGTCAAGGCCTCGAAGGAGGCCGGGAGGCCCTGGGTGGTGGTACTGGATGAAATCGGCCACTGGAGCGACGGTATCGTGCCGGATCGCGATCCGCGCGACCCGTCCAACCGACGCGCCCGTCGGGAAGGCTTCTGGGGGACGCTCATGGCCGGCGGTGCCGGCGCCGACTGGTACTTTGGCTCGGATCCCTTCGAGTACAACGACATCTGGATGGAAGATTTCAGGTTCAGAGCTGAGTTCTTCGAGCGCACGCGAAACGGCGTCGACATGATCCTGGACAGCGGGCTTCCATTCTGGGAGATGGAGAACATGAACGCCATCACATCGGCCGCGAACACGTGGGTATTGGGCAAAACCGGCGAGGCCTACTTCGTCTATTCGCCGTATCTCGAGCCGTTCGAACTCAACCTGCCGGCCGGCACCTACGTCATTCGCTGGTACGACGCCTTTGCCGGAGGGCCGCTCCAGGAGGGCTCCGTCACCGAGGTCGCCGTCGCAGCCGGCATCGGCTCGGTACCGATCGGCAGCCCGTACGACTTCGCGGAGGACGCCGTGGCGGTGGTGACTAAAAAACCAGTCGTTGCCGGCGAGGAAAACGAAGCGCCCCGCCCCGACCGGCGGGCGGCCTTACACCCGTCGTATCCGAATCCAGCCGGCGCATCCACCACCATCACCTTCGAACTCTTCGAGCCCGCTCCGGTGGTGTTGACGGTATATGATCTGCTCGGGAGAACGGTTGAGGTGCTCACCCAGGCGTTCCATCCCCGCGGCGAACATCGTTACGCGGTGGACACGTCGAACCTGCCGAGTGGACTGTACTTTTACCGGCTCGATGTCGGGGATGCCGGGCATCAGGTAAGGACGATGGCGGTGGTGCATCCCTGAGCCGCGACGTTGCGGCGCTCCTCCACATCACGCGCCTTCTGGCGTTCTGCCAGAGAAAAGGCCGCATACACGCCCACGAAGACCACCATCGGACATAGAGGCACGGCGCAAAGCGCCTGTTGAATCGTATGCTGTTTTCGGTGTCGTTCTACTCGCGATGTAAAGCCAGCGGCCATCGAAGCGTAGAACCGGCGCGAAGCGGCATGTAGCCGCAACGCGCCGGCACCACACTCAACGACCGGGGCTACCCTTGCATGGCGGCTTCGTTGAGATGGCCTTCCGCAAGCTTGCCGAGCTTTCTGTCAGCCGAGTACTCCTGATCGAGGATCTGATTCAGGACTTCGGCATCCTCTTCCCGGCCGAGCGAGTGTGCATAGGCGCGAGCCGTGCCGTAGCCCGAGATCTCGTAATGCTCCACCCGCTGCGCGGCGGCGATCAGGAAGGCGTCTCGCACGGCCGGCGACGCCTCTTCGTCGATTGCGTCCTCGCCCTCCTCCAGCAGGCCTTCCATGCCCTTACACTTCGTCCTACCAGGGTTCTCGCCCAGGTTCTTCAGAAGGTTGTGCACCTTCTCCAGGTGCTGCCGGGTTTCTTTCAGGTGACTTGCGAACGCTTCTCGCAATTCTGGCGCGTTGGCCGCTTCGACCATTTTGGGCAACGTTTCGGTCAGCTGCTTTTCGGCGCTGTACAGGTCCTTAATTTCGTGCACGTATAGATCTATGAGAGTTTTCATTGACATCTCCGTTTCCGGGTTTGTAGTGAAGAGTGCTAACCTCGTTCGGAGAGCAGGTCCGATGCCCGGTGCTCTGTGATGGCAAAGGCGAATCGGGTCCGCCGGATCCATCGACCCCGCATTGGGAACCAGGAGGTTGCGTGATTTGACGAACGTTGCCGGTAAGCGGCCGCAGGAGGCAGCCAACTACAGGGCACTTTATCAATAACGGCCCACTACATCGCCCTGACAGGCGTAGACTCCCCCGACTAGAACTGCGACACTACGGGTGCGAGCCTGACCATTGACAATAAACTCGTTTTACCCTGATGAATTCAACACAACCTGTTCTCAGGGCACAAACCGATAAAGGGGGCGATACTACCGGCATACACATAAACGCCCGGCCATAAAGTAACAATGACCGCTGTAAAGCACAAGACCGCACACAGACGATACACTCCACCTCAAGCAACAGGAAAGGATGGGCGGGCGCCAACAGCTACCCACGAGTCGAAGCGTACGACCGTGGAAGGAATCCATGCCGCTACTCGCCCCTTGTTACCGATGATATCTTGAATCTCGCGAACGACAACGTTTGGTCTCTACTAAGTATCATCACGGTAAATCCGTTGAATGGCTGCGACGACCGTTCAAGGTTAGAGGCTGAGGGAAGCCACATTAAACCTTGAGAAACTGTTGA
This Rhodothermales bacterium DNA region includes the following protein-coding sequences:
- a CDS encoding DUF5060 domain-containing protein, whose product is MHKHIILRIAFLTLLVLMTCLSAQAQDLVTVDGAFQQWHSVSVRVTCPEADCGAVSETSVPNPFTDYRLLVTFTSPDGAEVLEVPGFYAGDGQAAYTEATSGNVWMAHLTPHETGEWTYRVSFQTGPDRVLDRLAGNPIGADGATGSFIVGETDKTGDDFRAKGFLRYANSHYFYFSGSNTPFLKNGAGSPENLLHYHEFHNTYQQDSQPVIPPHEFAPHLPDYREGDPLWGPDRSRGKGVIGALNYLRALEVNSYYFIVNNTALDGNGQDTGVWPWLTPAVESRDRFSVAKLAQWEVVFSHMDSLGISMNLVTQDRINQWDLDGGELGRIRKLLYRELVARFGHHLAVVWNLGEENSATTAQIRDYSNFISDWDVYTHPIVSQANGTLDAHDRYYVPLLGFENFAGASMQVGLTDLDSLDIPQSRPGRIHDAVLKWVKASKEAGRPWVVVLDEIGHWSDGIVPDRDPRDPSNRRARREGFWGTLMAGGAGADWYFGSDPFEYNDIWMEDFRFRAEFFERTRNGVDMILDSGLPFWEMENMNAITSAANTWVLGKTGEAYFVYSPYLEPFELNLPAGTYVIRWYDAFAGGPLQEGSVTEVAVAAGIGSVPIGSPYDFAEDAVAVVTKKPVVAGEENEAPRPDRRAALHPSYPNPAGASTTITFELFEPAPVVLTVYDLLGRTVEVLTQAFHPRGEHRYAVDTSNLPSGLYFYRLDVGDAGHQVRTMAVVHP
- a CDS encoding ferritin-like domain-containing protein; the encoded protein is MKTLIDLYVHEIKDLYSAEKQLTETLPKMVEAANAPELREAFASHLKETRQHLEKVHNLLKNLGENPGRTKCKGMEGLLEEGEDAIDEEASPAVRDAFLIAAAQRVEHYEISGYGTARAYAHSLGREEDAEVLNQILDQEYSADRKLGKLAEGHLNEAAMQG